Proteins encoded in a region of the Delphinus delphis chromosome 13, mDelDel1.2, whole genome shotgun sequence genome:
- the LOC132436284 gene encoding CXXC-type zinc finger protein 1 isoform X2 — MEADASDPEPPDAGEDSKSENGENAPIYCICRKPDINCFMIGCDNCNEWFHGDCIRITEKMAKAIREWYCRECREKDPKLEIRYRHKKSRERDSTERDGSEPRDEGGGRKRPAPDLDLQRRAGSGTGVGAMLARGSASPHKSSPQPLVATPSQHHQQQQQIKRSARMCGECEACRRTEDCGHCDFCRDMKKFGGPNKIRQKCRLRQCQLRARLSPVMPSESLPRPRRPLPTQQQPQPSQKLGRIREDEGAVAAAAVKELPEATATPEPLSDEDLPLDPDLYQDFCAGAFDDHGLPWMSDTEESPFLDPALRKRAVKVKHVKRREKKSEKKKEERYKRHRQKQKHKDKWKHPERTDAKDPALLPQCLGPGCVRAAQPGSKYCSDDCGMKLAANRIYEILPQRIQQWQQSPCIAEEHGKKLLERIRREQQSARTRLQEMERRFHELEAIILRAKQQAVREDEESNEGDSDDTDLQIFCVSCGHPINPRVALRHMERCYAKYESQTSFGSMYPTRIEGATRLFCDVYNPQSKTYCKRLQVLCPEHSRDPKVPADEVCGCPLVRDVFELTGEFCRLPKRQCNRHYCWEKLRRAEVDLERVRVWYKLDELFEQERNVRTAMTNRAGLLALMLHQTIQHDPLTTDLRSSADR, encoded by the exons GAGGCGGACGCTTCAGACCCAGAGCCTCCAGATGCCGGGGAGGACAGCAAGTCAGAGAACGGGGAAAACGCGCCCATCTACTGCATCTGCCGCAAACCAGACATCAACTGCTTCATGAT CGGCTGTGACAACTGCAACGAGTGGTTTCATGGGGACTGCATCCGGATCACTGAGAAGATGGCCAAGGCCATCCGGGAGTGGTACTGCCGGGAGTGCCGAG AGAAGGACCCCAAGCTGGAGATCCGCTATCGGCACAAGAAGTCACGGGAGCGGGACAGCACTGAGCGAGACGGCAGTGAGCCCCGGGATGAGGGTGGAGGGCGCAAGAGACCTGCCCCGGATCTGGACCTGCAGCGCCGGGCGGGGTCAGGGACAGGGGTTGGGGCCATGCTTGCTCGGGGCTCTGCTTCGCCCCACAAATCCTCTCCACAGCCCCTGGTGGCCACACCCAGCCAG catcaccagcagcagcagcagatcaAACGGTCAGCCCGTATGTGTGGTGAGTGTGAGGCCTGCCGGCGCACGGAAGACTGTGGCCACTGTGACTTCTGCCGAGACATGAAGAAGTTTGGGGGCCCCAACAAGATCCGGCAGAAGTGCCGGCTGCGTCAGTGCCAGCTTCGGGCCCGG CTCTCGCCGGTGATGCCCTCAGAGTCCCTGCCAAGGCCTCGCCGGCCACTGCCCACCCAGCAGCAGCCACAGCCGTCGCAGAAGCTGGGGCGTATCCGCGAGGACGAGggggcagtggcagcagcagcagtcaaGGAGCTGCCTGAGGCTACGGCTACACCCGAGCCACTCTCGGACGAGGACCTCCCACTGGACCCTGACCTGTACCAGGACTTCTGTGCAGGAGCCTTTGATGACCATGGCCTG CCCTGGATGAGTGACACGGAGGAGTCCCCGTTCCTGGACCCTGCGCTGCGGAAGAGGGCGGTGAAAGTGAAGCATGTGAAGCGTCGGGAGAAGAAGTCTGAGAAGAAG aaggaagaaagatacAAGCGGCATCGGCAGAAGCAGAAGCACAAGGACAAATGGAAACACCCGGAGCGCACTGACGCCAAGGACCCTGCGTTGCTGCCGCAGTGCCTGGGCCCTGGCTGTGTGCGCGCTGCCCAGCCCGGCTCCAAGTATTGCTCAGATGACTGCGGCATGAAGTTGGCAGCCAA CCGCATCTACGAGATCCTCCCCCAGCGCATCCAGCAGTGGCAGCAGAGCCCCTGCATTGCTGAGGAGCACGGCAAGAAGCTGCTCGAACGCATCCGCCGGGAGCAGCAGAGCGCCCGCACCCGCCTTCAGGAAATGGAGCGCCGATTCCACGAGCTCGAGGCCATTATCCTGCGGGCCAAACAGCAGGCTGTGCGCGAGGACGAGGAG AGCAATGAGGGTGACAGCGATGACACGGACCTGCAGATCTTCTGTGTCTCCTGCGGGCACCCCATCAACCCACGTGTTGCCTTGCGCCACATGGAGCGCTGTTACGCCAAG TACGAAAGCCAGACGTCCTTTGGGTCCATGTACCCGACCCGCATCGAGGG GGCCACACGACTCTTCTGCGACGTCTACAATCCTCAGAGCAAGACATACTGCAAGCGGCTCCAGGTGCTGTGCCCCGAGCACTCACGGGACCCCAAA GTGCCAGCTGACGAGGTATGCGGGTGCCCCCTTGTACGTGACGTCTTTGAGCTCACGGGTGAGTTCTGCCGCCTGCCCAAGCGCCAGTGCAACCGCCACTACTGCTGGGAGAAGCTGCGGCGTGCCGAGGTGGACCTGGAGCGCGTGCGTGTG TGGTACAAGCTGGACGAGCTGTTTGAGCAAGAGCGCAATGTCCGCACTGCCATGACCAACCGGGCGGGCTTACTGGCCCTGATGCTGCACCAAACCATCCAGCACGACCCGCTCACGACCGACCTGCGCTCCAGCGCCGACCGCTGA
- the LOC132436284 gene encoding CXXC-type zinc finger protein 1 isoform X1: MEADASDPEPPDAGEDSKSENGENAPIYCICRKPDINCFMIGCDNCNEWFHGDCIRITEKMAKAIREWYCRECREKDPKLEIRYRHKKSRERDSTERDGSEPRDEGGGRKRPAPDLDLQRRAGSGTGVGAMLARGSASPHKSSPQPLVATPSQHHQQQQQIKRSARMCGECEACRRTEDCGHCDFCRDMKKFGGPNKIRQKCRLRQCQLRARESYKYFPSSLSPVMPSESLPRPRRPLPTQQQPQPSQKLGRIREDEGAVAAAAVKELPEATATPEPLSDEDLPLDPDLYQDFCAGAFDDHGLPWMSDTEESPFLDPALRKRAVKVKHVKRREKKSEKKKEERYKRHRQKQKHKDKWKHPERTDAKDPALLPQCLGPGCVRAAQPGSKYCSDDCGMKLAANRIYEILPQRIQQWQQSPCIAEEHGKKLLERIRREQQSARTRLQEMERRFHELEAIILRAKQQAVREDEESNEGDSDDTDLQIFCVSCGHPINPRVALRHMERCYAKYESQTSFGSMYPTRIEGATRLFCDVYNPQSKTYCKRLQVLCPEHSRDPKVPADEVCGCPLVRDVFELTGEFCRLPKRQCNRHYCWEKLRRAEVDLERVRVWYKLDELFEQERNVRTAMTNRAGLLALMLHQTIQHDPLTTDLRSSADR; encoded by the exons GAGGCGGACGCTTCAGACCCAGAGCCTCCAGATGCCGGGGAGGACAGCAAGTCAGAGAACGGGGAAAACGCGCCCATCTACTGCATCTGCCGCAAACCAGACATCAACTGCTTCATGAT CGGCTGTGACAACTGCAACGAGTGGTTTCATGGGGACTGCATCCGGATCACTGAGAAGATGGCCAAGGCCATCCGGGAGTGGTACTGCCGGGAGTGCCGAG AGAAGGACCCCAAGCTGGAGATCCGCTATCGGCACAAGAAGTCACGGGAGCGGGACAGCACTGAGCGAGACGGCAGTGAGCCCCGGGATGAGGGTGGAGGGCGCAAGAGACCTGCCCCGGATCTGGACCTGCAGCGCCGGGCGGGGTCAGGGACAGGGGTTGGGGCCATGCTTGCTCGGGGCTCTGCTTCGCCCCACAAATCCTCTCCACAGCCCCTGGTGGCCACACCCAGCCAG catcaccagcagcagcagcagatcaAACGGTCAGCCCGTATGTGTGGTGAGTGTGAGGCCTGCCGGCGCACGGAAGACTGTGGCCACTGTGACTTCTGCCGAGACATGAAGAAGTTTGGGGGCCCCAACAAGATCCGGCAGAAGTGCCGGCTGCGTCAGTGCCAGCTTCGGGCCCGG GAATCGTACAAGTACTTCCCTTCCTCG CTCTCGCCGGTGATGCCCTCAGAGTCCCTGCCAAGGCCTCGCCGGCCACTGCCCACCCAGCAGCAGCCACAGCCGTCGCAGAAGCTGGGGCGTATCCGCGAGGACGAGggggcagtggcagcagcagcagtcaaGGAGCTGCCTGAGGCTACGGCTACACCCGAGCCACTCTCGGACGAGGACCTCCCACTGGACCCTGACCTGTACCAGGACTTCTGTGCAGGAGCCTTTGATGACCATGGCCTG CCCTGGATGAGTGACACGGAGGAGTCCCCGTTCCTGGACCCTGCGCTGCGGAAGAGGGCGGTGAAAGTGAAGCATGTGAAGCGTCGGGAGAAGAAGTCTGAGAAGAAG aaggaagaaagatacAAGCGGCATCGGCAGAAGCAGAAGCACAAGGACAAATGGAAACACCCGGAGCGCACTGACGCCAAGGACCCTGCGTTGCTGCCGCAGTGCCTGGGCCCTGGCTGTGTGCGCGCTGCCCAGCCCGGCTCCAAGTATTGCTCAGATGACTGCGGCATGAAGTTGGCAGCCAA CCGCATCTACGAGATCCTCCCCCAGCGCATCCAGCAGTGGCAGCAGAGCCCCTGCATTGCTGAGGAGCACGGCAAGAAGCTGCTCGAACGCATCCGCCGGGAGCAGCAGAGCGCCCGCACCCGCCTTCAGGAAATGGAGCGCCGATTCCACGAGCTCGAGGCCATTATCCTGCGGGCCAAACAGCAGGCTGTGCGCGAGGACGAGGAG AGCAATGAGGGTGACAGCGATGACACGGACCTGCAGATCTTCTGTGTCTCCTGCGGGCACCCCATCAACCCACGTGTTGCCTTGCGCCACATGGAGCGCTGTTACGCCAAG TACGAAAGCCAGACGTCCTTTGGGTCCATGTACCCGACCCGCATCGAGGG GGCCACACGACTCTTCTGCGACGTCTACAATCCTCAGAGCAAGACATACTGCAAGCGGCTCCAGGTGCTGTGCCCCGAGCACTCACGGGACCCCAAA GTGCCAGCTGACGAGGTATGCGGGTGCCCCCTTGTACGTGACGTCTTTGAGCTCACGGGTGAGTTCTGCCGCCTGCCCAAGCGCCAGTGCAACCGCCACTACTGCTGGGAGAAGCTGCGGCGTGCCGAGGTGGACCTGGAGCGCGTGCGTGTG TGGTACAAGCTGGACGAGCTGTTTGAGCAAGAGCGCAATGTCCGCACTGCCATGACCAACCGGGCGGGCTTACTGGCCCTGATGCTGCACCAAACCATCCAGCACGACCCGCTCACGACCGACCTGCGCTCCAGCGCCGACCGCTGA